The following is a genomic window from bacterium (Candidatus Blackallbacteria) CG13_big_fil_rev_8_21_14_2_50_49_14.
GATGGGAGGCCCTAAATGAGAGAATCCGTATTTTACCCTACGCCCTACATTGGGGTTTACCAGCATGCCAGCACCCTGCTTTATCACCTGCGCAATCTTCGCACAGGCAGAATCATTCAGCGCTCTTATCCCACAGTTGGAGCGGCCCTTCACGCTCAAAAAATACTTGAAGAAGGGAGCCCTGACCAGCTTAAAATCTTGCCTCCTGAAATCAGGATGCAGCAAGGAGGCTTCGTTTATTCTCCTCAGGCCCGCCATGTCTTTGATACCCCTGAAGAAGCACTGGCCTTTGGTAAACAGTATGAGCGCGAAAGCTTGGATCAATCTATGGATATTCACTTTGGTTTGGATGCCACCATTGAAGCTCTGACTGAAGAACTCAAAGCATTGGATGAATGTATCCGGGGGTGCAGAGCATGAAACCTGATCGCCGCAAGGAACTGGGAATTATCCATGCCGCCAAAAAGCGCTTGGGTCTCGATGATGATTGCTATCGCGATCTGCTCGAAGGTGTAACCGGAAAGCGCAGTGCTGCTGACCTCGACGACAATGAACGCCAGAAGTTGATTGCTGAAATGGAGCGTTTGCAGGGCAAAAAACCGTGGCATAAACCCCGTGTAAACTTGCCCGACGATAAAATCCGCATGGTCAAGAAAATCTATGCCATGTTGGGCGACCGGCCCGTGACATATATCGAAGCCATGCTGAAACACATGTTTGGTGACAAAGCTCCTGATAGGCTTGAATGGGCCACACCTGATCAACTGCATAAGGTTGTGGCGGCTCTGGTTTATGACCAGAAACGGAGAAACACGCGATGAGAATCAAATGCCCCTCTTGTTTTGCTGAATTCGATCTGGCTTCTGCGCTGGATAGCGAAGCTGGGCGTGAATTGATGGTGGTTTTGGCAAAGCTCGAACCCGCAACCTCTCGCCCCCTTGTTTCATACCTGGGCCTGTTTCGCTCTGCCTCACGCGCTCTTTCCTTTGATCGTGCCTTGCGACTGGCTCAAGAAGTTCTGGCTTTGGATTCAGACAAAGCTCGGTTATCCACAGGGCTTGCAAAAGCTGTGGAAATCTTGCGCGAAAAGCAGGCTTCAGGGAACTGGAAACCCATGAACAATCACAACTATCTCAAGCGGGTTCTGGAAGGCTTGCCCTCAGATTCTACTCAAGCTGTGATTACTCCAACCCCCATGCCTGCCCGCCCAACGTATCAAAGTAAAACGGCTGCGGCCCTGTTTGCCCTGGAGGATATTAAAAATGGTTGAACGCCAAGAACCGCCGAAATGGCTGCGTGATGTGGTTTCTGATGGTCTGAAGCATCTCGTTGTTTTGGGGTTGCCTGGTCAGCCCCCGGCAGAAACCATCGGTATGACCGGCAAGGCTTGGATTAAGGCCCTGTGGAAATACTCTACCTCATGGGATGAAGCTCAGGACAGACCCCGTCTCGAAGAAGCATTCTTGACCATGCTTCCTGAAGTGGAGCGCTGGCCTGTTCCTAAAGATTTGATTGCAGCCCTGCCCCCACGGCCAGAACCCTTAAAGCTCATGGCTCCCAAAATGACCGAAGAGCAACGCCTCTTCAATATTGAGCAAGTTCAGAAAATTAAAGCCTCACTGGCAGATTTTTTCAAAATGCCAGCGCCTGCAAAGGATAAAAGATAATGGAACAGCCCTCTCTTTTCCCGCTTGAAGAATATACAAAATTGCCACAAATATCTGAAGATCAAATTGGTGTTCTTGAGTTTGAATTGGGCAAAGAAAACGCTCTGACAATTATCAAGGCTCTTGGTGGTCTATCTATCAAAGTCCCTCGTCAGCCAAACGGGACAGATTATGAATTCTTTGAGCAAAAGCTTGGTCTGGAATTGGCTCGACTTCTTGTATTGAAGTTTGGTGGTGAAGAGATTTATATTGTTCGTAATCGCGCCAAAGAAGCCAGGTCTATACACAGAGAGGCTATACAAATTTTTCGCAATTTTGTTTCACAAGGAAACTCACGTCGTAGGGCGGTGCATCTAACAGCATTACAACTCGGTAGAAGTGCGCGAAATATCTATTACATTCTCGATGAATACAAGGTTTAAGAACCGAAAACACACTCAGTTTGATTTAGTTCACCACGACTTAACCCCTTCATTTTTGGCATTCTCAATCCAGGAGGATGCCATCATGCCCAAACTTTCACCCAATTTCTATCTTTCTGAATTAACAGTTTCTCAGACTGCTGCCCGTCAGAATATTTCAAATGAACCCGGTGCGGCGCATATCGCCAATCTGGAGCGCCTCTGCAAAACGGCCCTTCAGCCCCTACGCGATAAACTGGCCCGCCCCGTGCTGATCACCAGCGGGTACCGTTCCCCGGCTCTGAATCGGGTCATCGGAGGGTCAACTACCTCAGCGCACATGGACGGACGCGCCGCAGATATTCACGTTCAAGGCATGTCTTCCTCTCAGCTTATGCGGTATATCCATGCTATGAATCTGCCTGTCGATCAGGTGATTGATGAATTCGGCTCCTGGGTGCATGTTGGCATTGCTCAGGCAGGTGCTAATCCGCGCCGTCAGTATTTGATCGCCCGTTATTATAGCGGCAGAGTCTCTTACGACCTGGCTAAATTTTGATGCGTAAAGTTCAGTTTTATTTGGGGAATCGGGGCTGGCATTACATGGTGGGTGATTTCACCAGTCAGCCCTTTCCCTCTCAGCAAATGGCCTTTGAGGCCTATCATATCGCATTCACAGATCGGAGACCTCATGGAAAATAATCAGCCTGTACAGGAACAGCCTAAAAAGCCCTGGTATACCTCAAAGACCCTGATCTTTAACGCCCTGGCCGCTGGCCTAACTGCCCTTGAAGCCAGTACAGGGATGCTAAAGCCTCTGGTGGGTGAAAACTTCTACCTGATTATGGCGGGTGTTTTGCCTGTCGTGAATGCTGTTCTGCGGGTGGTTACGACTCAGCCCCTTGGCAATACAGGTGGTGAGCCATGACATTAACGCTTGAGTGGGGGCAGGTCGCTTGGGCTTCAGGTTTGGCTGTGGCCTGGTCTGCTCTTTTGATTGGAGTGATTCAGCGTCTTGTTTCAAAGGTTTTTTCAAGCTTTGAAAAAAAGGTCGCCGAAGAAAATAAGCAGTTCATAGCGCAACTTGAAGCAAACCGCTTGGAGCTTCAGCGTGTGGAGGCTGAATTCAGAAAACTCCTGGTTGAATTGCCCATTCAGTACCAGCGCCGTGATGACACAATCAGAGACCAGACGGTGCTGAATGCCAAGCTAGACAAGGTTTATGAAATTATGCTGGAGTTGAAACGAAATGCCTGACATTATGGATATTGCCCGTGCCGAGCGCGAAACCCTGCGCTGGATTATTTTGTCTGCCCTGTGGCATGCCCGGCCCTATGGGTGCAGCGAGTACCTGATTCTGCGTACCGCTCAAGACGTGCCTCTGCGCGTTACCCAAGATCAGGTCAGGCAAGAAATGCACTACCTCAAGGGCCGTCACCTGATTGAAGTCAATGACAATCAGCCTCTCTGGCACGCAACCATTACCCCCGATGGCGAAGATCTGGTGGATTATCGTTCTGATTGTCCTGCCGGTATTGCCCGCCCCCCAAAGTGGTAAACATGGCGAAACCCTCAAAGATTGCAATCATGCCTTCCGAAGTGCGCGAATGGCTTGAAAAAGCTTTGATAGATCGTGGCTTCTCTGGCTACAAAGAACTTGAGGCCCTGATGAAAGACAAGGGCTTTGATATCTCTCATGCGGCTATTCATCGCCATGGGCAAAAGCTTGAGCGCCGTTTAAGTGCAATCAAGGCCAGTACAGAGGCTGCTCGTATGATTGCTCAATCCGCCCCTGATGATGCCGATCACCGCTCTGCTGCCGTCATTTCATTGGTGCAGACAGAACTCTTTGAAGCCCTGCTCAATTTGCAGGATGCCGAAGATGCCGATCCTGGCGAACGGGTCAAACTGCTTTCAGGTGCGGCCAGAGCCATTTCTGAAGCCAGTCGTGCCAGTGTCAGTCAAAAACGCTGGGAAGATGAAGTTAAGTCCAAACTCTCTGCGCTCGAAGCCCAGGCTCAAGAACAGACCAAAGGCAAAAAACGCTTAGATCCAGAAACCCTTCGCGCAGTCAGAGAGGCCCTGTATGGGGTCTGATGGGCCTGTTCTCTATCCTTATCAGCAGCGCTATCTGAAAGACGATTCCCGCTTTAAAGTCGGGATGTTTTCGCGTCAATGCGGTAAAACATTTACCACAACACTTGAATCGGTTTTGGATTGCTTGGAGGGAGAATCTGAGGGGAGACCCCGACGCTGGACGATCCTCTCCGTTTCAGAAGACCGCGCCAAAGATGCGATAGACAACGGGGTTAAACTGCATTTGAATGCCTTTCAAATGGCCTTTGAATACCTCGAAGAAGAATTCAGCAAAGAAGACAAAGCTTATGAGGTGCGGCTTCCTGGTGGTTCCAGGATACGGGCTATTGCAGCCAATCCGCGCACTGCACGCGGCATGACAGAAAACCTGATTCTGGATGAATTTGCTCACCATCAAGACAGCCGTGCCATCTGGACAGCCCTTTTCCCGGTGATTTCCAAACCTGGCCTAAAACTGCGCGTCATTTCTACGCCCAACGGCAAGGGCAATAAATTTTATGAAATCATGACCTCAGACAAAATGGGCTTTACCCGACACATTACAGATATTTATCAGGCGGTCGCTGATGGGTTGCCTCGCAATATTGAAGAGCTTAAAGCGGGCCTGAATGACCCTGATGCTTGGGCACAGGAATTTGAATGTAAGTTTATCGACGCGGCCACAGCTTGGCTGACCTATGACCTGATTGATAGTTGTGAAGACCCTTATGCTGGAATTCCAGATCTTTATGCCGGAGGCTATTGCTACCTGGGGGTAGACTTTGGCCGTGAGCGCGATTTAACCACAATGTATCTGCTCGAAAATGTCGGGGATGTGCTCTGGCTGCGTGAGTATCGCGAACTCTTCAGAACCCCCTGGCATCAGCAAAAAGAAGTCATCAATGAATTGTTCAGAAAATACCGGATTCTCAGGGCTGCCATGGATTCAACGGGAATGGGCAGTGAGCCTGTTGAATGGGCGAAATACCAGCACGGACACAGCAGAGTAGAAGCTGTGAATTTTAGTGGTGAGCGCAAATTGAATATCGCGACGGTACTCAAAACCCGTATGGAAGACCGTCTGATTAGAATTCCCCATGTACAAGCCTTGCGTGATGACTTACATTCAGTCACCAAAACCATTGGCCCCACTGGAAGCCCTCGCTTATCTGCCGGTCGGGCAAATGGCAGTCACGCGGATAGATTCTGGGCTCTGGCTCTGGCCTGTGCTGCCGCAGATACCGAAGCTCCACCAGATTACAGTCAGATACAGACAACAGGCCAAACAGAAAAAGATCTCCCTCTGCGTACCTGGGGGAGCATTTCAGGAGTAAATTATTGTGGATACTAAAAAACCAAACCTGATTGAAATTGCGACGACAAACGACGGGAGAGATATTACCCGTGGTTATACTGAAGCCCTGCCCTATTTGACTCCTTCAGACAAAGTGTTGACCCAAGCTGGTGGCTTGCAGGGATATGAAGAACTGCTCAGAGATGATCAGGTATCTGCCTGTTTTTCGCAACGCCGCAATGCTGTACTTTCCCGTCCCTGGGATGTGGTTCCAGGTGGAACAAAACGACAGGACAAAGCCGCCGCTGAATTGGTTGAAGCAACCCTGAAAAACCTTGAATTCGATACCATCACCGATCACATGCTTTATGCCCGTTTTTATGGCTATGCTGTGGCAGAGGTCATGTGGGAGATTGAAAACAGCCAGGTCAAACTTTCAGACATTCGCGTGCGTGATCGTCGCCGCTTTGTCTTTGCCCCGGATAACAGTTTGCTGCTTTTAACCAGTCACAATGTCATGGGTGAGGCCCTGCCAGAGCGTAAATTCTGGACGGCTTCAGTGGGGGCCTCTCATCATGATGAGCCCTATGGTCTGGGCTTGGGTCACTCACTCTATTGGCCCGTCTGGTTCAAACGTCAAGGGGCAAAGTTTTGGGCGCGATTCATGGAAAAGTTTGCAGCTCCAACCACAGTTGGCACATTCCCCAACGGAACCGATCAGGCAGAGCGTTCTATGCTCTTGGGGGCAGTTCAGGCTGCGGCCACTGATGCCGGGATTATCGTGCCCGAAGGTGTAAAAATTGAACTGCTCGAAGCCAGTCGTGGCGGGAATGCCTCTTATGAGCAGTGGCTTCATTATTGGGACAGCGCCATTGCAAAGGTTATTCTGGGTCAGACCATGACCACAGAAGACGGAAGCAGCTATTCTCAAGCGACTGTGCATTATGACGTGCGCCAAGACCTTGTGAAAGCTGATGCTGATCTGGTCTGCCAGAGTGCAAATAACTCCTGGGTGCGTTGGTTGATTGATTTCAATCTGCCCGGTGCAGCCTACCCAACACTTTGGCGCGACATGGAAGATGCCGAAGACCTGAAATCCAGATCAGAGCGAGACAAAGCCCTCTTTGACATGGGATACAGACTCACACCTAAAGCCCTTAAAGAAGTGTATGGGGACGATTATGAACCCATTAAACCCGAACCATCCACAACAGGCGAAGCTGAAAAACTTAAGGGAAAGACAAGCGCTGAACAAAAACGCGAACTTAAGATTGGTTTTCAGATGCCAGAGCTGGCCGAGGGAGACAAAACTGAATTACCCCCAACCCCCGTCGAACCTCTTACCCAGACCCTGGATGAACAGACTGCCCCGATCTGGAAAAAGATTCTGGCCCATATCCAGAATCTGGTGGACACTGCCCCTGACCTACCCAGCCTGCGCGATGCCCTTTTGAATGCCTATGCAGATCTGCCTGGTGATGAACTGGGTGAAATTATGGGGCTGGCCCTCATGACGGCTGAACTGGCGGGTCGCTTTGATGTCGAGCAGGAGAATGATAATGAAGCCTGAGTCTGAAAAAATCCTTTTTAGAAGTGGCCCACGATCAAAATCTCATTTCGTGCCCAATGGTATAGGTAAGGCTTTGTGCGGTGCAAAAGCAAAAAATTGGCAAAAGGTAGAGATTCCCTCATACCCTAAATGGATCAGTCTTTGCGTAGAATGCGATGGCTTGAGTAAGGAATCTGAAAATGCCTGAACCATCTATCTCAGGCGTCTTTCGAGAGCCTTTCCAGGAGCAAGTCGCTTTCTTCCGGCAGAAGTTGGGCAATCAAGTACCCACAGAACGCTGGACAGACATGCAGAAAGAGGCACATGATCGGGGCTTTATCGTGGCAGGCGCTGCCAAAGCAGATTTACTCGCTGACCTGGCTGCCTCTGTAGATAAAGCGATCAGTCAGGGAACAAGTCTGGATGCCTTTCGCAAAGATTTCAGAAGCATTGCTGCCAAGCATGGCTGGGATTATCGCGGGGAGTTTAACTGGCGCACAAAGGTCATTTACCAGACCAATATGCTGACCAGTTATTCAGCTGGCCGTCTGGCTCAACTGCGTGAGGCAGGCTTCACGCACTGGGAATACATTCACAGCAAAGCCGTGGCTCACCCTCGCAAACAACACCAAGCCTGGGATGGTTTGGTGCTCCCTGCTGATGATCCCTTCTGGAACGCCCACTACCCGCCCAATGGCTGGGGCTGTCAGTGTCGGGTCAAAGGCAAGAATAATCCCTCAGACATTGGCCAGGCCCCTGATGTGGAAATTGACCCCAAAACAGGTGAACCCTTCGGCATAGACAAAGGCTGGGGGTACATGCCTGGGAATACCGTCAGTGATACAGTTCGCGCCATGGGAGAAAAAACGGTGCAATGGGATACCACAATTGTCAAAGCCTATATGGAAAATTTGCCAGAAGGTATTAAAGACCAGTTTGCCCGTTCATATCGTGATTTACCTTCGACGGCAGATGCTGCCAGACAATACGCAAAGCGAGTATTTGAAAAACGTCCTAATTACCAAGAATTTCAAACATTGGGGCTGATAGAATCCAAAGATGCTCAGATGATCCGTGGCTGGACATTTAAGGAAACAGCAGAAGAGCTGGCTGCTAGAAATAGAAAACGCATCAAGCACGGTAAGCCGCCAATAGAGAATCCATTTGAGATGAAAAATGTGGATATTAAAGGCTTTGATTTTGCCTTGAACAAGTCTGCATTGAATCACATTCGTGATAGACATGGTGTTGCGGGGCAAGATGTGGTTGGTGAAATGGTGAATAGCCAAAAGCCTGTTGAACCCGATGATTTCAAGATAATTCCCGAAGTATTAAACTCACCTGACATTATTGAAAACAGGGGAGCAACAGATATTGGTGGAGGCACACCTTTTCTTGCCTATAAAAAAGCAATTGGGAATCAAACCTATGTTGTTCTATTTGAGGTTTTGGGGAAAAAGCGAATGCTCTCGATGAAAAGTTTTTTCATTTATCAGAGAAAGTCTTAGCAGGAGGTCTGCGACGGATTCATGCAATTTCACTTGCCTTCTCCATACGTCCGAAAGCGATTTCGCAGTAATCCCCTGCTACATTTATTATACAACAGGGCTCCCCATGCCTGATATAGAACAGAGGCTCTTTCCCGATGAAGTCACTGAGCTGGTTTATCATTTCCAGCGCCAAACTGGCAATTACAATATCGAAGCCTTTCTCTCTTTTACAAATCCCAATCTCTGGCTGATTGGTCAGGAAATCGAAGGTGTCGGAATTCATGTGATCGCCCAGTATGAAAAGTTTGATCTTCAGCTCAATGTCATTAAGGGTGAGGACTTTTTCTGATGCAGTTCGATATCAAGCTGGATGACTCAACCGTCCTGAATACCCTGCTCCGATTGAAGGAAAAGTCAGGCAATCTTCGGCCTGTTATGAAAGAGATCGGCGAAGAGATGCTCGAAAGTGTCAAGAAGCGCTTTGAAACCAGCACAGGCCCAGACGGCCAAAAGTGGGCAGCCAACAAAGACAGTACACTTCTGAAGATGCTTAACAAGACCAAGGGGAACTTTAAAAAGAAAGGCGGTCTGACCAAGAAAGGCCAAGGCCGCGCTTCTGGGAAAAAGCCCCTGATTGGCGAAAGCAAATCCCTCTCTGGAACCATTCATTACCGGGCCACTTCACAAGAGCTGAAGATCGGCTCTGGCATGATTTATTCCCGTGTGCAGCATTTCGGAGCATCCCAGGGAGCTTTTGGTAAAACCAAGCGCGGGGCTCCGATTCCCTGGGGTAATATTCCAGGTCGGCCCTATCTTGGTTTTTCGGATGAAGACAGATCTGTTATTTTGCAGACAATTGAAAAATACTTGAAGGCGTGAAGCTTGATTTTTTAAATATCTTCAAAAATATTCAGTTGTTTAGTAAAGCCTTCAGGTAAAAATGGAGGATAAAAAACCCCTATAATTGAAAATGGGTTTGGGCGGTTAAGCAGATGATTGTTAAATACTGTACCCATGTAAAAGTAAATATCTTTTTTTATAAAATCATCAAAGTATCTCTGTTTGACCTTTTGGCACGCTTCTTCATCTGTCTGCGTGCTCTTTCGACTCTTCCAATACAGCATGCCTGTTTCCCAGTCAGTAATAATCAGATTACTAATCTTACCTTTGGAATCCTTAAACTTGTACTTAAAAGTAAAAGGTAGCTTGTCCACAACTTTAAATGGGCTTGATTTTAAATTGCCTCCAACATCATCAAAGAGAGAAAGTTGATTTTCAAGTTCATAGACTTTCCCTTTATTCCATGTTCTGTCATCAGGTTTCCAGGTAAAATCTAAAATTTCAGTAGGCTTAAACATTGCCAAAGAAATGGGGACTGGGTTACTGTCTCGCTTAGAATCAGCAATCAATTCGTCTAAGCTATCGTAAATTCGCACTTTATCAATAGTCAACGCACGTCGTTTAGACCATCCAGGGTCTTTAGCTGTTGGTATTTTGGGGCTTACTTTTATTTGGTTAATATCTATCGGCTGAAAGCTTTCGACCCGGAAATCTTTCTTCGTATCTCGCCGTATCGCTCTTACGTCAACCCATGAATATTTTGGATAACGTTTATCAAAATCTTCGATTTGCCTAAAAGGGATAGGATAGAGCCTTATCCATTTCCCATCATCTGTTATGCCAGCAGTACAAACTGTTTCCGCATACTTCGTGGACAATGTTGGATATGTTTTTACTGTAATTAAAACCTTTAAATCCTGAGGGTTTGGGTCAAAGTAGTCAGTCATAAATTTATTACATTAATCTCCTTATTCGCTTGAATAACGTTTATTAATCTTCCACGATGACAATTACAGGATTTATGCTCAAAGCACATTAATGCTATCCGTTTTTTGTTTTCAAATAAGTGCAATATTGGCGGTAATAAATTGGTCGAGTTATTACTTATTGTGGCTTCGTATTCATTGAAGAGCTGATTCCAATCTCCAGTTTCTTGAACAATTTTCCTTTTTTCAGATTCAATTCCCAATTCTGGATGGTGACTATACGTAATCGAAACTGACTCAAGTGTTTTGCAAAGCTCAGATTTTTTAAAGCCAAATTTCATACTGTAGGCATTTTTTCTTACATCGCATAAATGTTGGATGTCATTCTTTAAAAGAATTTGTACAAATGCGTCTAACGACAAACCCTCATAACCGATAGTGTAAATAGCAGATAAATCAGACTTTGGTTTAAATGCTTGTATTTTTTTTACCTCAGGCTCGGTCAGTAGTTGTGAGGCTATTTCACTGTTTACAGCATATTCTGGATACTCATTGTAAGTGTGTTTAATGAGTTCTGATTCTTGCAGGTTAGCAAAATTAATCGCGAGATCGTTCATCAAACGGCGGTCAACTGGTGTTAGTTCAGGGATCTCATGTGTGATTAACTTCCACACAGATGGTTGCGCTGATTTGTATAATAGCCCGTTCTTTTCTAGGTTAAGTAAATCTGACTTTATGACGAATGAATATGCACCAAACCGATGCGGAACGAAGTCATAATGAGGTTTGTTTAATTTTGGAGATAAAATGAACATAAGCTTTTGAACTTGTCTGGATGTCAGAGCGTTGCCAAAAGTCTGGATTAAGTTCAAAAGTAATTTACGTCTGTAGTACATAGTGCCTCAAAATTTAGTGCTTGTTTATTAGTTTCTTTCATCATTAAATAATTTGCAAGCAATATCTGTGAGAATATCTCATTGATACAAATAACATTTAAACCCATTTGAAAGCTGTTTAAATTTTGTTTTACACCCATCAGTGGTATGTTGATACTAAACCACAACCACACCGGCCTTAAAATCGATTCTACAGCGTCTCGCTAAATTTGTTTCAGGCAAAGCCTGAAATACATCTTTCAGTGTCAATGACCCACTGTTTTCAGAGCTGTGCAAAAAGTGGGGTTCAGAGCTTATCGAGTTTGGCGGAGAGCCCGACCATGTGCATATTCTGTTTACCACCAACCCCAAAGTACAACCCTCCAAACTGGTCAATAACTTTAAATCTGTCAGCAGCCGAATGGTACGCCAAGCGTATGCAGAACACCTCAAACGCTTTTACTGGAAGCCGTTGTTTTGGACAGACAGCTATTGCATTCTGACCACTGGCGGGGCAACCATCGAAACCATCAAGCGCTACATCGAAAATCAAGGTATTGACGTCTGATAGGTGGTTAGCTCAGGTCTTACGACCTGACACGCCTTCCTCCCCGGCCCAGCAAGCTAGGGCACGGGGAATCCAGGCGTGAGAATCAGTGTGAACTATGTCACCACGACGCTGCCTTGCTTTCAGCCCTATGCTAAGGGCATGATTAAGCAAACTCAAACATCACCCGGCACCCTACGC
Proteins encoded in this region:
- a CDS encoding terminase, with translation MGSDGPVLYPYQQRYLKDDSRFKVGMFSRQCGKTFTTTLESVLDCLEGESEGRPRRWTILSVSEDRAKDAIDNGVKLHLNAFQMAFEYLEEEFSKEDKAYEVRLPGGSRIRAIAANPRTARGMTENLILDEFAHHQDSRAIWTALFPVISKPGLKLRVISTPNGKGNKFYEIMTSDKMGFTRHITDIYQAVADGLPRNIEELKAGLNDPDAWAQEFECKFIDAATAWLTYDLIDSCEDPYAGIPDLYAGGYCYLGVDFGRERDLTTMYLLENVGDVLWLREYRELFRTPWHQQKEVINELFRKYRILRAAMDSTGMGSEPVEWAKYQHGHSRVEAVNFSGERKLNIATVLKTRMEDRLIRIPHVQALRDDLHSVTKTIGPTGSPRLSAGRANGSHADRFWALALACAAADTEAPPDYSQIQTTGQTEKDLPLRTWGSISGVNYCGY
- a CDS encoding phage head protein, which codes for MPEPSISGVFREPFQEQVAFFRQKLGNQVPTERWTDMQKEAHDRGFIVAGAAKADLLADLAASVDKAISQGTSLDAFRKDFRSIAAKHGWDYRGEFNWRTKVIYQTNMLTSYSAGRLAQLREAGFTHWEYIHSKAVAHPRKQHQAWDGLVLPADDPFWNAHYPPNGWGCQCRVKGKNNPSDIGQAPDVEIDPKTGEPFGIDKGWGYMPGNTVSDTVRAMGEKTVQWDTTIVKAYMENLPEGIKDQFARSYRDLPSTADAARQYAKRVFEKRPNYQEFQTLGLIESKDAQMIRGWTFKETAEELAARNRKRIKHGKPPIENPFEMKNVDIKGFDFALNKSALNHIRDRHGVAGQDVVGEMVNSQKPVEPDDFKIIPEVLNSPDIIENRGATDIGGGTPFLAYKKAIGNQTYVVLFEVLGKKRMLSMKSFFIYQRKS
- a CDS encoding cytoplasmic protein; translation: MPDIMDIARAERETLRWIILSALWHARPYGCSEYLILRTAQDVPLRVTQDQVRQEMHYLKGRHLIEVNDNQPLWHATITPDGEDLVDYRSDCPAGIARPPKW
- a CDS encoding IS200/IS605 family transposase; the protein is MFSELCKKWGSELIEFGGEPDHVHILFTTNPKVQPSKLVNNFKSVSSRMVRQAYAEHLKRFYWKPLFWTDSYCILTTGGATIETIKRYIENQGIDV
- a CDS encoding GemA protein — translated: MKPDRRKELGIIHAAKKRLGLDDDCYRDLLEGVTGKRSAADLDDNERQKLIAEMERLQGKKPWHKPRVNLPDDKIRMVKKIYAMLGDRPVTYIEAMLKHMFGDKAPDRLEWATPDQLHKVVAALVYDQKRRNTR
- a CDS encoding portal protein, translated to MIVDTKKPNLIEIATTNDGRDITRGYTEALPYLTPSDKVLTQAGGLQGYEELLRDDQVSACFSQRRNAVLSRPWDVVPGGTKRQDKAAAELVEATLKNLEFDTITDHMLYARFYGYAVAEVMWEIENSQVKLSDIRVRDRRRFVFAPDNSLLLLTSHNVMGEALPERKFWTASVGASHHDEPYGLGLGHSLYWPVWFKRQGAKFWARFMEKFAAPTTVGTFPNGTDQAERSMLLGAVQAAATDAGIIVPEGVKIELLEASRGGNASYEQWLHYWDSAIAKVILGQTMTTEDGSSYSQATVHYDVRQDLVKADADLVCQSANNSWVRWLIDFNLPGAAYPTLWRDMEDAEDLKSRSERDKALFDMGYRLTPKALKEVYGDDYEPIKPEPSTTGEAEKLKGKTSAEQKRELKIGFQMPELAEGDKTELPPTPVEPLTQTLDEQTAPIWKKILAHIQNLVDTAPDLPSLRDALLNAYADLPGDELGEIMGLALMTAELAGRFDVEQENDNEA
- a CDS encoding peptidase M15A; this translates as MPKLSPNFYLSELTVSQTAARQNISNEPGAAHIANLERLCKTALQPLRDKLARPVLITSGYRSPALNRVIGGSTTSAHMDGRAADIHVQGMSSSQLMRYIHAMNLPVDQVIDEFGSWVHVGIAQAGANPRRQYLIARYYSGRVSYDLAKF
- a CDS encoding phage virion morphogenesis protein, with translation MQFDIKLDDSTVLNTLLRLKEKSGNLRPVMKEIGEEMLESVKKRFETSTGPDGQKWAANKDSTLLKMLNKTKGNFKKKGGLTKKGQGRASGKKPLIGESKSLSGTIHYRATSQELKIGSGMIYSRVQHFGASQGAFGKTKRGAPIPWGNIPGRPYLGFSDEDRSVILQTIEKYLKA